In the genome of Aureimonas sp. OT7, one region contains:
- the fdhD gene encoding formate dehydrogenase accessory sulfurtransferase FdhD, with amino-acid sequence MSVDVKAATLAWRDGRFAASERPVPEEAAVAVSINGTTHAVMMASPSDLEDMALGLALNERIVRTVDEVERLEMEPVDGGYDCRLWLVPQRAATYVARRRQMTGPVGCGLCGVESLEYATISLPTAGDALTVEPAQIVRAMEEMAEGQVLGRRTRAVHAAAFHRPETGCIVIREDVGRHNALDKVTGHLAATGTEPSLGFLTITSRLSVELVQKAAMMGCGLVAAISVPSALALREAETAGITVIAVARGDAFEIFTHRQRIVGAA; translated from the coding sequence ATGAGTGTGGACGTCAAGGCGGCGACCCTGGCCTGGCGCGACGGACGCTTTGCCGCCAGCGAAAGGCCGGTGCCGGAAGAGGCGGCTGTTGCCGTGTCGATCAACGGCACGACCCACGCCGTGATGATGGCGTCTCCCTCCGACCTGGAGGATATGGCGCTCGGCCTTGCGCTGAACGAGCGTATCGTCCGCACGGTCGATGAAGTCGAGCGCCTGGAGATGGAGCCGGTCGATGGCGGTTACGACTGCCGTCTCTGGCTCGTGCCGCAGCGGGCGGCCACCTATGTGGCGCGCCGCCGGCAGATGACGGGCCCGGTCGGCTGCGGCCTGTGCGGCGTGGAATCGCTGGAATACGCCACCATCTCCCTGCCGACGGCCGGGGACGCGCTGACGGTCGAGCCGGCGCAGATCGTCCGGGCGATGGAGGAGATGGCGGAGGGCCAGGTTCTGGGACGCCGCACCCGCGCGGTGCATGCGGCGGCGTTCCACCGGCCGGAAACGGGCTGCATCGTTATCCGCGAGGATGTCGGCCGGCACAATGCTCTGGACAAGGTCACGGGCCATCTGGCGGCCACGGGCACGGAACCATCACTCGGCTTTCTGACGATCACCAGCCGACTTTCCGTCGAGCTGGTTCAGAAGGCCGCCATGATGGGTTGCGGCCTGGTTGCCGCCATATCCGTGCCGAGCGCGCTTGCGCTACGGGAGGCGGAGACGGCCGGCATCACCGTAATTGCCGTGGCGCGGGGAGATGCCTTCGAAATCTTCACCCATCGGCAACGGATCGTCGGGGCGGCCTAA
- a CDS encoding TerC family protein yields MSESFLAAEFAALLQVLFIDIVLAGDNAVVVGMAAAGVDKSIRSRVIFWGIAGAVVMRILLAIIAVELLAIVGLTLAGGILLLWVCWKMYREIREGGHAEIDDETAASMPKKSFGQALLQIIVADISMSLDNVLAVAGAARDHIEVLVVGLLVSVVLMGAMATLIARLLNKYRFIAWIGLLIILFVALKMIYEGTEQVACAGILPALCLEH; encoded by the coding sequence TTGAGCGAATCCTTCCTCGCGGCAGAGTTTGCCGCTCTTCTTCAAGTTCTCTTCATCGATATCGTGCTGGCGGGCGACAACGCCGTCGTCGTGGGTATGGCGGCGGCGGGCGTCGACAAATCGATCCGCAGCAGGGTGATCTTCTGGGGCATCGCCGGCGCCGTCGTCATGCGCATCCTGCTGGCGATCATCGCCGTCGAACTTCTGGCGATCGTGGGCCTGACGCTTGCCGGCGGCATCCTGCTGCTCTGGGTCTGCTGGAAGATGTATCGCGAGATCCGGGAAGGCGGGCACGCGGAAATCGACGACGAGACCGCCGCCAGCATGCCGAAGAAGAGCTTCGGCCAGGCGTTGCTGCAGATTATCGTCGCGGATATCTCCATGTCGCTCGACAATGTTCTGGCGGTCGCCGGCGCCGCGCGGGACCATATCGAGGTCCTCGTCGTCGGCCTGCTGGTATCCGTCGTGCTGATGGGCGCCATGGCCACGCTGATCGCCCGCCTTCTCAACAAATATCGTTTCATCGCCTGGATCGGCCTGCTGATCATCCTGTTCGTGGCGCTCAAGATGATCTACGAGGGCACCGAGCAGGTTGCCTGCGCGGGCATCCTCCCGGCCCTGTGCCTGGAGCATTGA
- a CDS encoding osmoprotectant NAGGN system M42 family peptidase: protein MPRLSIDSHYLTDQLKALLRIPSPTGYTDTIVRHVTHELQRLGLRVELTRRGAIRALRQGSRRASARAIVSHVDTLGAQVKALKSNGRLEVVPIGHWSARFAEGARATIFADTGSYRGTILPLKASGHTFNDAVDSHPVGWPHVELRVDALSRDGRELARLGIEVGDIVAIDPQPEFLDNGFIVSRHLDNKAGVAIMLAAIEALEREKTVTPVDIHWLFTIAEEVGVGASSILTPDVASMVAVDNGTTAPGQNSSEFGVTIAMADQTGPFDYHLTKKLVRLCQDEDIRYQKDVFRYYRSDSASAVEAGHDVRTALVTFGVDASHGWERIHIHALRSLTELITAYATSPVEIERDRNLHAGLEGFTRQPAAEAAQELAEDSDPGSEDRD, encoded by the coding sequence GTGCCCCGGCTTTCGATCGACAGCCATTACCTGACCGACCAGCTCAAGGCCCTTCTCCGTATACCCAGCCCGACCGGCTATACGGATACGATCGTGCGGCACGTGACGCATGAACTGCAGCGCCTCGGCCTGCGGGTCGAGCTGACACGGCGCGGGGCCATCCGAGCATTGCGGCAGGGAAGCCGCCGCGCTTCGGCCCGCGCAATCGTCAGCCATGTCGACACTCTGGGTGCGCAGGTCAAGGCGCTGAAGTCCAACGGCCGCCTGGAAGTGGTGCCGATCGGGCATTGGTCTGCCCGCTTCGCCGAGGGCGCAAGAGCCACGATCTTCGCCGACACGGGCTCCTATCGCGGCACGATCCTGCCGTTGAAAGCGTCCGGGCACACGTTCAACGACGCCGTGGACAGCCATCCCGTCGGCTGGCCGCATGTGGAGCTTCGGGTCGACGCGCTGTCACGCGACGGCCGCGAGCTGGCGCGGCTGGGCATCGAGGTGGGAGACATCGTCGCCATCGATCCGCAGCCAGAATTTCTCGACAATGGCTTCATCGTCTCGCGTCATCTCGACAACAAAGCGGGCGTTGCCATCATGCTGGCCGCCATCGAGGCGCTGGAGCGGGAGAAAACCGTGACGCCGGTGGACATCCACTGGCTGTTCACCATCGCCGAGGAGGTCGGGGTCGGCGCATCGTCCATCCTCACTCCGGACGTCGCCTCGATGGTCGCGGTGGACAACGGCACGACCGCGCCGGGGCAGAACTCTTCGGAGTTCGGCGTCACCATCGCCATGGCCGACCAGACCGGGCCCTTCGACTATCATCTCACCAAGAAGCTCGTGCGGCTCTGCCAGGACGAGGACATTCGTTACCAGAAGGACGTGTTCCGCTACTATCGTTCGGATTCGGCTTCGGCTGTTGAGGCCGGGCACGACGTTCGGACCGCGCTCGTCACATTCGGCGTGGACGCCTCGCATGGGTGGGAGCGCATTCACATCCACGCCCTGCGCTCGCTGACGGAGCTCATCACCGCCTATGCCACCTCGCCGGTGGAGATCGAGCGGGATCGCAACCTGCATGCGGGGCTTGAAGGGTTCACCCGTCAGCCGGCAGCAGAAGCCGCACAGGAACTGGCGGAAGATTCCGACCCGGGCAGCGAAGACCGCGACTGA